The Magnolia sinica isolate HGM2019 chromosome 10, MsV1, whole genome shotgun sequence genome includes a window with the following:
- the LOC131217451 gene encoding pumilio homolog 5-like isoform X1, whose translation MQLNCNCELYFRKSDQLLPAGFQGRMATESPMLLVGSSGASKWPSSKEAMAFKSSSNNVAPQDLGLLLRRHRISGNGRDVVPNRTGSAPPSIEGSFAAIRNLISQQNSNLEGSVASLNSATENCESEEQLRADPAYLAYYWANINLNPRLPPPLISREKQRLVHHIGGFGDNRKLTSFDDNSSGSFYLPRAALSTHREEPEDERSPRQASEDWAERNAEFLSGHFTTSLAGRHKSLVDLIQEDFPRTPSPVYNQLCSSSHAAEEEIGDPDDFVNPLNDSSTSTTRVQESNMTSIGVLASTSTLGDMTGSSLLGLKGESNSLDVHVDVDINAIQSEMKVFSISDLPDAEGHGSQPEWKHPQPHNFPRHQLHSQRSTACQLQGVLSQMTSQGMHHFYDGMDHISHGQSKHPTVEVWPVLQTSGISTPLYATTTATSYMASGSPFYPNLEPSSLFTPQYSIGGYALNATLLPPFVAGYPPPSAIPMAFNNSAGPSFSSRSANQLVGESVAPGVDLQHPYKFYGQFGLAPPFVNPFHMHYFQHPSEDAYSAAGQYDSLAPRIDIVESHDAFDLQKGPPLAAIAAGQTSQFPRSGALSIPSMRKAGMASSNSYESPPGMGVLMQYPASPLLSPVLPGSPMATVRLPGRTTDNFRFPMGLNRSIGEYSGWQRQKGIEKFDDPKSYSFPEDLKSSKAHKFELSDIAGRIVEFSADQHGSRFIQQKLENCSAEEKASVLEEVLPHASMLMTDVFGNYVIQKFLEHGSHNHRRELADQLAGRILPLSLQMYGCRVIQKALEVIEINQKINLVLELDGHVMQCVHDQNGNHVIQKCIECMPTEKIGFIISAFHGQVATLSTHPYGCRVIQRILEHCTDEKQTQYIVDEILQSASSLAQDQYGNYVTQHVLEKGKPHERSQIITKLAGHVVHMSQHKFASNVIEKCLEHGDSTERELLIEEIVGQTEGNDNLLTMMKDQFANYVVQKILETCTDKQREILLNRIRVHLHALKKYTYGKHIVARAEQLFVGTLLGFCEANPCHLKEVGRHQHFVEFM comes from the exons ATGCAACTCAACTGCAACTGCGAATTATATTTCAGAAAGAGTGACCAGCTTTTACCAGCGGGGTTTCAAG gTAGAATGGCAACCGAAAGTCCAATGTTATTGGTGGGAAGCAGTGGAGCTAGTAAGTGGCCCTCATCTAAGGAGGCCATGGCATTCAAGTCATCATCAAATAATGTGGCACCACAAGATTTGGGTTTGCTTTTGAGGAGGCATAGGATTAGTGGGAACGGGAGGGATGTGGTCCCCAATAGGACTGGAAGTGCACCACCAAGCATAGAAGGATCATTTGCAGCTATTAGGAACCTTATTAGTCAGCAGAACTCCAATCTGGAAGGAAGTGTGGCGAGTTTAAACAGTGCAACTGAAAATTGTGAGTCTGAGGAGCAACTCCGTGCCGATCCAGCCTACCTGGCATACTACTGGGCTAATATTAATTTGAATCCAAGGCTTCCTCCACCTCTTATTTCAAGGGAGAAGCAGCGGCTAGTTCACCATATTGGTGGTTTTGGGGATAATCGGAAATTGACTTCCTTTGATGACAACAGCAGTGGATCCTTTTACTTGCCTCGAGCTGCCCTCTCTACTCATAGAGAGGAGCCTGAGGATGAGAGGTCACCTAGACAGGCTTCTGAAGATTGGGCAGAAAGGAATGCCGAGTTTTTGTCTGGACACTTCACAACTTCCTTGGCAGGGCGTCACAAAAGTCTGGTGGATTTGATTCAG GAAGACTTTCCTCGCACCCCATCTCCTGTATATAATCAGCTGTGTTCCTCTAGTCATGCAGCAGAAGAGGAAATAGGTGATCCGGATGATTTTGTCAACCCTTTAAATGATTCTTCTACCAGTACAACTAGAGTACAGGAATCGAACATGACTTCTATAGGTGTCCTTGCAAGTACATCTACTCTGGGTGACATGACAGGAAGCTCACTTCTTGGCCTTAAAGGAGAATCAAACAGTCTTGATGTTCATGTGGATGTTGATATCAACGCTATTCAATCCGAAATGAAGGTTTTTAGTATATCTGACCTGCCCGATGCAGAGGGTCATGGAAGTCAACCAGAATGGAAACATCCCCAACCGCATAATTTTCCGCGACACCAATTGCATTCGCAACGCAGCACTGCATGTCAACTTCAGGGTGTCCTCTCTCAGATGACTTCCCAAGGAATGCACCATTTCTATGATGGCATGGATCATATATCGCATGGTCAATCCAAGCATCCCACAGTTGAGGTATGGCCAGTACTTCAGACTTCTGGAATATCAACTCCTTTGTATGCAACTACAACTGCAACTTCTTATATGGCCTCTGGAAGTCCTTTTTACCCTAATTTGGAACCTTCAAGCCTATTTACTCCCCAGTATAGCATAGGTGGATATGCTTTGAATGCCACACTTCTGCCTCCATTTGTTGCTGGATACCCACCTCCTAGTGCTATTCCCATGGCTTTCAACAACTCTGCTGGTCCAAGTTTTAGTTCTCGTTCTGCCAATCAATTGGTTGGGGAAAGTGTTGCACCTGGCGTTGATCTGCAACACCCGTACAAGTTTTATGGGCAATTTGGGTTGGCTCCACCTTTTGTTAATCCTTTTCATATGCATTACTTTCAGCATCCTTCTGAGGATGCATACAGTGCTGCAGGTCAGTATGATTCATTGGCACCAAGGATCGATATTGTAGAAAGTCATGATGCTTTTGATTTGCAGAAAGGGCCTCCCCTAGCTGCAATTGCAGCTGGTCAGACATCCCAATTTCCAAGAAGTGGAGCTCTGAGCATTCCAAGCATGAGAAAAGCAGGAATGGCCAGTTCAAATTCTTATGAAAGCCCCCCAGGCATGGGTGTTCTGATGCAATACCCTGCTTCTCCTCTTTTAAGTCCTGTACTACCAGGATCACCAATGGCTACAGTGAGGCTTCCGGGGAGGACAACTGACAATTTCAGGTTTCCGATGGGCTTGAATAGAAGTATCGGAGAATATTCTGGATGGCAAAGACAGAaaggaattgaaaagtttgacGACCCAAAATCATATTCATTTCCTGAAGACTTGAAATCCAGTAAAGCCCACAAATTTGAGCTGTCTGATATTGCCGGACGTATTGTTGAATTCAG TGCTGACCAACATGGGAGTCGGTTTATTCAGCAGAAGTTGGAAAACTGTAGTGCTGAAGAGAAGGCATCTGTTTTGGAAGAAGTTCTACCACATGCTTCAATGTTGATGACTGACGTTTTTGGAAATTATGTCATTCAGAAG TTTCTTGAGCATGGAAGCCATAACCACAGGAGAGAACTTGCTGATCAACTTGCTGGCCGTATTTTGCCTTTGAGCCTTCAAATGTACGGGTGTCGTGTAATTCAGAAG GCACTTGAAGTTATTGAGATCAATCAGAAAATAAACCTTGTTCTTGAACTTGATGGACATGTTATGCAATGTGTGCATGATCAAAACGGAAACCATGTAATACAGAAATGCATTGAATGCATGCCAACAGAGAAAATTGGGTTTATCATTTCTGCTTTCCATGGTCAAGTTGCAACTCTGTCCACACATCCTTATGGTTGCCGAGTTATCCAG AGAATTCTGGAGCATTGCACTGATGAGAAGCAAACTCAATACATAGTGGATGAGATCTTGCAATCTGCTAGTTCTCTTGCCCAGGACCAGTATGGCAATTACGTTACCCAG CATGTTCTAGAGAAGGGGAAACCTCACGAAAGAAGCCAGATTATTACCAAATTGGCTGGGCATGTTGTACACATGAGCCAGCATAAATTTGCATCGAATGTAATTGAGAAGTGTTTGGAGCATGGTGATTCAACAGAAAGAGAACTCTTGATTGAGGAAATTGTTGGACAAACAGAGGGAAACGATAATTTATTG ACAATGATGAAGGACCAGTTTGCAAATTATGTGGTCCAGAAGATTCTTGAGACATGTACTGATAAGCAAAGAGAAATATTGCTTAATCGTATAAGAGTCCACCTTCATGCATTGAAGAAATACACATATGGGAAACATATTGTTGCTCGGGCTGAACAATTGTTTGTAG GTACCTTGCTGGGATTTTGTGAAGCCAATCCTTGTCATCTCAAGGAAGTTGGAAGACATCAGCACTTTGTGGAGTTCATGTGA
- the LOC131217451 gene encoding pumilio homolog 5-like isoform X4: MATESPMLLVGSSGASKWPSSKEAMAFKSSSNNVAPQDLGLLLRRHRISGNGRDVVPNRTGSAPPSIEGSFAAIRNLISQQNSNLEGSVASLNSATENCESEEQLRADPAYLAYYWANINLNPRLPPPLISREKQRLVHHIGGFGDNRKLTSFDDNSSGSFYLPRAALSTHREEPEDERSPRQASEDWAERNAEFLSGHFTTSLAGRHKSLVDLIQEDFPRTPSPVYNQLCSSSHAAEEEIGDPDDFVNPLNDSSTSTTRVQESNMTSIGVLASTSTLGDMTGSSLLGLKGESNSLDVHVDVDINAIQSEMKVFSISDLPDAEGHGSQPEWKHPQPHNFPRHQLHSQRSTACQLQGVLSQMTSQGMHHFYDGMDHISHGQSKHPTVEVWPVLQTSGISTPLYATTTATSYMASGSPFYPNLEPSSLFTPQYSIGGYALNATLLPPFVAGYPPPSAIPMAFNNSAGPSFSSRSANQLVGESVAPGVDLQHPYKFYGQFGLAPPFVNPFHMHYFQHPSEDAYSAAGQYDSLAPRIDIVESHDAFDLQKGPPLAAIAAGQTSQFPRSGALSIPSMRKAGMASSNSYESPPGMGVLMQYPASPLLSPVLPGSPMATVRLPGRTTDNFRFPMGLNRSIGEYSGWQRQKGIEKFDDPKSYSFPEDLKSSKAHKFELSDIAGRIVEFSADQHGSRFIQQKLENCSAEEKASVLEEVLPHASMLMTDVFGNYVIQKFLEHGSHNHRRELADQLAGRILPLSLQMYGCRVIQKALEVIEINQKINLVLELDGHVMQCVHDQNGNHVIQKCIECMPTEKIGFIISAFHGQVATLSTHPYGCRVIQRILEHCTDEKQTQYIVDEILQSASSLAQDQYGNYVTQHVLEKGKPHERSQIITKLAGHVVHMSQHKFASNVIEKCLEHGDSTERELLIEEIVGQTEGNDNLLTMMKDQFANYVVQKILETCTDKQREILLNRIRVHLHALKKYTYGKHIVARAEQLFVGTLLGFCEANPCHLKEVGRHQHFVEFM; this comes from the exons ATGGCAACCGAAAGTCCAATGTTATTGGTGGGAAGCAGTGGAGCTAGTAAGTGGCCCTCATCTAAGGAGGCCATGGCATTCAAGTCATCATCAAATAATGTGGCACCACAAGATTTGGGTTTGCTTTTGAGGAGGCATAGGATTAGTGGGAACGGGAGGGATGTGGTCCCCAATAGGACTGGAAGTGCACCACCAAGCATAGAAGGATCATTTGCAGCTATTAGGAACCTTATTAGTCAGCAGAACTCCAATCTGGAAGGAAGTGTGGCGAGTTTAAACAGTGCAACTGAAAATTGTGAGTCTGAGGAGCAACTCCGTGCCGATCCAGCCTACCTGGCATACTACTGGGCTAATATTAATTTGAATCCAAGGCTTCCTCCACCTCTTATTTCAAGGGAGAAGCAGCGGCTAGTTCACCATATTGGTGGTTTTGGGGATAATCGGAAATTGACTTCCTTTGATGACAACAGCAGTGGATCCTTTTACTTGCCTCGAGCTGCCCTCTCTACTCATAGAGAGGAGCCTGAGGATGAGAGGTCACCTAGACAGGCTTCTGAAGATTGGGCAGAAAGGAATGCCGAGTTTTTGTCTGGACACTTCACAACTTCCTTGGCAGGGCGTCACAAAAGTCTGGTGGATTTGATTCAG GAAGACTTTCCTCGCACCCCATCTCCTGTATATAATCAGCTGTGTTCCTCTAGTCATGCAGCAGAAGAGGAAATAGGTGATCCGGATGATTTTGTCAACCCTTTAAATGATTCTTCTACCAGTACAACTAGAGTACAGGAATCGAACATGACTTCTATAGGTGTCCTTGCAAGTACATCTACTCTGGGTGACATGACAGGAAGCTCACTTCTTGGCCTTAAAGGAGAATCAAACAGTCTTGATGTTCATGTGGATGTTGATATCAACGCTATTCAATCCGAAATGAAGGTTTTTAGTATATCTGACCTGCCCGATGCAGAGGGTCATGGAAGTCAACCAGAATGGAAACATCCCCAACCGCATAATTTTCCGCGACACCAATTGCATTCGCAACGCAGCACTGCATGTCAACTTCAGGGTGTCCTCTCTCAGATGACTTCCCAAGGAATGCACCATTTCTATGATGGCATGGATCATATATCGCATGGTCAATCCAAGCATCCCACAGTTGAGGTATGGCCAGTACTTCAGACTTCTGGAATATCAACTCCTTTGTATGCAACTACAACTGCAACTTCTTATATGGCCTCTGGAAGTCCTTTTTACCCTAATTTGGAACCTTCAAGCCTATTTACTCCCCAGTATAGCATAGGTGGATATGCTTTGAATGCCACACTTCTGCCTCCATTTGTTGCTGGATACCCACCTCCTAGTGCTATTCCCATGGCTTTCAACAACTCTGCTGGTCCAAGTTTTAGTTCTCGTTCTGCCAATCAATTGGTTGGGGAAAGTGTTGCACCTGGCGTTGATCTGCAACACCCGTACAAGTTTTATGGGCAATTTGGGTTGGCTCCACCTTTTGTTAATCCTTTTCATATGCATTACTTTCAGCATCCTTCTGAGGATGCATACAGTGCTGCAGGTCAGTATGATTCATTGGCACCAAGGATCGATATTGTAGAAAGTCATGATGCTTTTGATTTGCAGAAAGGGCCTCCCCTAGCTGCAATTGCAGCTGGTCAGACATCCCAATTTCCAAGAAGTGGAGCTCTGAGCATTCCAAGCATGAGAAAAGCAGGAATGGCCAGTTCAAATTCTTATGAAAGCCCCCCAGGCATGGGTGTTCTGATGCAATACCCTGCTTCTCCTCTTTTAAGTCCTGTACTACCAGGATCACCAATGGCTACAGTGAGGCTTCCGGGGAGGACAACTGACAATTTCAGGTTTCCGATGGGCTTGAATAGAAGTATCGGAGAATATTCTGGATGGCAAAGACAGAaaggaattgaaaagtttgacGACCCAAAATCATATTCATTTCCTGAAGACTTGAAATCCAGTAAAGCCCACAAATTTGAGCTGTCTGATATTGCCGGACGTATTGTTGAATTCAG TGCTGACCAACATGGGAGTCGGTTTATTCAGCAGAAGTTGGAAAACTGTAGTGCTGAAGAGAAGGCATCTGTTTTGGAAGAAGTTCTACCACATGCTTCAATGTTGATGACTGACGTTTTTGGAAATTATGTCATTCAGAAG TTTCTTGAGCATGGAAGCCATAACCACAGGAGAGAACTTGCTGATCAACTTGCTGGCCGTATTTTGCCTTTGAGCCTTCAAATGTACGGGTGTCGTGTAATTCAGAAG GCACTTGAAGTTATTGAGATCAATCAGAAAATAAACCTTGTTCTTGAACTTGATGGACATGTTATGCAATGTGTGCATGATCAAAACGGAAACCATGTAATACAGAAATGCATTGAATGCATGCCAACAGAGAAAATTGGGTTTATCATTTCTGCTTTCCATGGTCAAGTTGCAACTCTGTCCACACATCCTTATGGTTGCCGAGTTATCCAG AGAATTCTGGAGCATTGCACTGATGAGAAGCAAACTCAATACATAGTGGATGAGATCTTGCAATCTGCTAGTTCTCTTGCCCAGGACCAGTATGGCAATTACGTTACCCAG CATGTTCTAGAGAAGGGGAAACCTCACGAAAGAAGCCAGATTATTACCAAATTGGCTGGGCATGTTGTACACATGAGCCAGCATAAATTTGCATCGAATGTAATTGAGAAGTGTTTGGAGCATGGTGATTCAACAGAAAGAGAACTCTTGATTGAGGAAATTGTTGGACAAACAGAGGGAAACGATAATTTATTG ACAATGATGAAGGACCAGTTTGCAAATTATGTGGTCCAGAAGATTCTTGAGACATGTACTGATAAGCAAAGAGAAATATTGCTTAATCGTATAAGAGTCCACCTTCATGCATTGAAGAAATACACATATGGGAAACATATTGTTGCTCGGGCTGAACAATTGTTTGTAG GTACCTTGCTGGGATTTTGTGAAGCCAATCCTTGTCATCTCAAGGAAGTTGGAAGACATCAGCACTTTGTGGAGTTCATGTGA